The following are encoded in a window of Ruficoccus amylovorans genomic DNA:
- the uxaC gene encoding glucuronate isomerase produces MKPFIHDDFLLQTEAARRLYHEYAKDEPIFDYHCHLPPQDVAADRRFANLFEIWLEGDHYKWRAMRANGVDESLCTGAADPYEKFLAWCKTVPNTLRNPLYHWSHLELVRYFGITETINEKTAPAIWEAANARLKEPDMSAKGILDKFKVAVVCTTDDPIDTLDHHKAIAASGIATRIYPTFRPDKAMQLGDLDAYGVWCDRLAEVSSIDTGDYAGLLAALKQRHDFFHSMGGRLSDHGLTALPSAFCSEAEAAAIFAKARAKQAVTPEEEQRLATALMFYFGHLDAEKGWTKQLHLGAMRNNNGSAVRRLGPDTGFDSIGDYPQGVALSRYLDRLAADGSLPKVVLYNLNPADNYLFATMIGNFQDGTVPGKIQFGSGWWFLDQKEAMEMQMNALGNLGLFSRFVGMLTDSRSFLSYPRHEYFRRVMCNLVGGEMERGELPDDLDLVGGMIKRICFSNAREYFGLELGIG; encoded by the coding sequence ATGAAGCCCTTCATCCACGACGATTTCCTGCTGCAAACCGAGGCCGCCCGCCGCCTGTACCACGAGTACGCCAAGGACGAGCCTATCTTCGACTACCATTGCCACCTGCCTCCGCAGGACGTGGCGGCGGACCGGCGCTTTGCCAACTTGTTTGAAATCTGGCTGGAGGGCGACCACTACAAGTGGCGGGCCATGCGTGCCAACGGCGTGGATGAGTCGCTGTGCACCGGCGCGGCGGACCCGTATGAAAAATTCCTGGCCTGGTGCAAGACCGTACCCAACACTCTGCGCAACCCCCTTTACCACTGGAGTCACCTGGAACTGGTGCGCTATTTCGGAATCACGGAGACGATCAACGAGAAGACCGCTCCGGCCATTTGGGAAGCTGCCAATGCGCGCCTGAAAGAGCCGGACATGAGCGCGAAGGGCATTCTGGACAAGTTCAAGGTGGCCGTGGTCTGCACGACCGACGACCCGATTGACACGCTCGATCATCACAAGGCAATCGCCGCCTCCGGCATTGCGACGCGGATCTATCCGACTTTCCGCCCGGACAAGGCCATGCAGCTTGGAGATCTCGACGCCTACGGCGTGTGGTGCGATCGTCTGGCCGAAGTCTCCAGCATCGACACGGGTGATTACGCCGGGCTGCTCGCGGCCCTGAAGCAACGGCACGACTTCTTCCACAGCATGGGGGGCCGACTGTCCGACCACGGGCTGACCGCGCTGCCGTCGGCTTTCTGTTCCGAGGCGGAGGCTGCCGCCATCTTTGCCAAGGCCCGCGCCAAACAGGCTGTGACTCCGGAAGAGGAGCAACGGCTGGCCACCGCGTTGATGTTTTACTTCGGCCACCTCGACGCCGAAAAAGGCTGGACGAAACAGCTCCACCTCGGAGCCATGCGCAACAATAACGGCTCCGCCGTGCGCCGTCTCGGGCCGGATACGGGCTTCGACTCTATCGGGGACTATCCGCAGGGCGTGGCGCTCTCGCGCTACCTGGATCGCCTGGCCGCGGACGGCTCCCTGCCCAAGGTCGTGCTCTATAACCTCAACCCGGCCGACAATTACCTCTTCGCCACCATGATCGGAAATTTCCAGGACGGCACCGTGCCGGGCAAGATCCAGTTCGGCAGCGGCTGGTGGTTCCTCGACCAGAAGGAGGCGATGGAGATGCAGATGAACGCGCTGGGCAACCTCGGGCTGTTCTCGCGCTTTGTGGGTATGCTGACGGATTCCCGCAGCTTCCTGAGCTATCCGCGTCATGAGTACTTCCGCCGCGTGATGTGCAACCTCGTCGGCGGCGAAATGGAGCGCGGCGAACTGCCCGACGACCTCGACCTGGTCGGCGGGATGATCAAGCGCATCTGCTTCTCCAATGCCCGGGAGTATTTTGGGCTGGAACTTGGGATCGGCTGA
- a CDS encoding thioredoxin-like domain-containing protein, whose protein sequence is MRRLIYFLLLSLAAFPAHARTWTDSQGRTMEAEAVSVGEDTVTFRKADGGTYSFPMASLSEADQAYLKEQLAAGELSVEPLKPTTYTSWLEANLVSLQGGKLKRERTSDIPQARYIALYYSAHWCPPCRAFTPKLVSFYNEQKAKHPDFEIIFISSDKDEEAMAEYMRVMDMPWPGLDYDKRKSSDARKKTGNGIPCLTIVDREGNLLMDSYQDGKYIGPTRVMNQLAEWLSE, encoded by the coding sequence ATGCGCCGTCTTATTTATTTTCTCCTGCTGTCACTGGCAGCGTTCCCTGCTCACGCTCGCACCTGGACTGATAGTCAGGGGCGCACGATGGAGGCCGAGGCCGTCTCGGTCGGTGAGGACACGGTGACCTTCCGCAAGGCGGATGGGGGTACGTACTCCTTTCCGATGGCTTCACTGAGCGAGGCTGACCAGGCCTATCTCAAGGAGCAGCTCGCGGCGGGTGAACTGTCGGTCGAGCCACTCAAGCCAACCACCTACACCTCCTGGCTGGAGGCGAACCTCGTCAGCCTTCAGGGAGGCAAGCTGAAGCGTGAGCGCACCTCCGATATCCCGCAGGCCCGGTACATCGCCCTGTACTACTCGGCCCACTGGTGCCCGCCGTGCCGTGCCTTTACCCCGAAACTGGTGTCGTTTTATAACGAGCAGAAGGCGAAGCACCCTGACTTTGAAATCATCTTCATCAGCTCCGACAAGGACGAGGAAGCGATGGCGGAATACATGCGTGTGATGGACATGCCCTGGCCGGGGCTGGACTACGACAAGCGCAAAAGCAGCGACGCCCGAAAGAAAACCGGCAACGGCATTCCCTGCCTGACGATTGTTGACCGCGAGGGAAACCTGCTCATGGACAGCTATCAGGACGGCAAATACATCGGCCCGACTCGCGTGATGAACCAGCTCGCCGAATGGCTGTCGGAGTGA
- a CDS encoding acetylxylan esterase: protein MPIYEPQSFYDELKEGALKDYPKIGNDDRETSYFLRMYLSCTQAVRYLKDRPDWDGKTLVVRGTSQGGMQTLVTAALCNDLVTAACAKVPAGCDLNGPVNRNAPGWPRSYYATGGKDPEKVRQTAQYFDVVNFAPDIRCPTLIGMGLADVTCPPAGIFIAANQIEGPVEIVTMPSSGHQATDLDPHSAFTEQESLWLKEIKAGEIPLTVGQ, encoded by the coding sequence CTGCCCATCTACGAGCCTCAGTCGTTCTATGATGAACTCAAGGAAGGCGCGCTCAAAGACTACCCCAAGATCGGCAACGACGACCGGGAGACCAGCTACTTTCTGCGCATGTACCTGAGCTGCACCCAGGCTGTCCGATACCTCAAGGACCGTCCGGACTGGGACGGTAAGACGCTCGTCGTTCGTGGCACCAGCCAGGGCGGTATGCAAACGCTCGTCACCGCCGCCCTGTGCAATGACCTCGTCACCGCAGCCTGCGCGAAAGTCCCCGCTGGCTGCGACCTGAACGGCCCGGTCAACCGCAACGCCCCCGGCTGGCCCCGCTCTTACTACGCCACCGGCGGCAAGGACCCCGAAAAAGTCCGCCAGACCGCGCAGTATTTTGACGTGGTCAACTTCGCCCCGGACATCCGCTGCCCCACCCTCATCGGCATGGGTCTGGCCGACGTCACCTGCCCCCCGGCTGGGATTTTCATCGCGGCCAACCAGATCGAGGGGCCGGTCGAGATCGTCACCATGCCTTCTTCCGGACACCAGGCGACGGACCTTGACCCACACAGCGCCTTCACTGAACAGGAAAGCCTCTGGCTCAAGGAAATCAAAGCCGGAGAAATTCCGCTCACAGTCGGGCAGTAA
- a CDS encoding sulfatase family protein, with amino-acid sequence MRPNILFVFSDQHRWSDLGCYGNKEVQSPYLDEFARSGTTVEACLSNCPLCVPARGSLLTGLYPMKHRAVSNDLPIDPSANSVAHALNGKGYHTGYMGKWHLGGIPRDQAIEQERRLGFTEWKVCNCSHDYLNSYYYDEKNRRHEINGYDAETYTTLAVDFIRRNKDEDQPWALWLSWGPPHDPYFAVPEKYLARYDEQTLSLRPNVPDTIVHSLGHRWTREEARRNLKGYYAHITALDEQFGRLVKTLEESGQLENTIVVYTSDHGDQLGSNGYTNKQLPYEESVRVPLIVRGPGIQPGARTSAMIGTTDLPVTVLSLAGVELDGADGRDLSSIFSDNSATGLDECYLFDLVPCHQSARRGTGAWRAVRTRRYTYACSDNGEPALFFDNLADPAQRNNLVADRAYADILSALQARVKAFADEYDALIPWPNLLKENGLLDEWNKSQRYFGEPETIPAIT; translated from the coding sequence ATGCGGCCGAATATTTTATTTGTTTTCTCGGATCAACATCGCTGGTCGGATCTGGGGTGCTACGGTAACAAGGAAGTACAGTCACCTTATCTTGATGAGTTTGCGCGGAGCGGAACAACGGTGGAAGCTTGTCTATCGAACTGCCCGCTATGTGTGCCCGCTCGTGGCTCTCTGTTGACCGGCCTCTACCCAATGAAGCACAGGGCTGTTTCGAACGACCTGCCGATTGATCCTTCGGCCAACAGTGTTGCTCATGCTCTCAACGGGAAGGGATATCATACTGGCTACATGGGGAAATGGCACTTGGGCGGTATTCCCCGGGACCAGGCGATTGAGCAGGAACGGCGTCTTGGATTTACGGAGTGGAAGGTGTGCAACTGTAGTCACGACTATCTGAACTCCTACTACTACGATGAGAAAAACCGACGGCATGAGATCAATGGTTACGACGCCGAAACCTACACCACGCTGGCGGTTGACTTTATCAGGCGAAACAAGGACGAAGACCAGCCCTGGGCTCTCTGGCTTTCCTGGGGGCCGCCGCACGACCCGTACTTTGCCGTCCCGGAAAAGTACCTGGCCCGCTACGACGAGCAAACGCTCAGCCTGCGTCCAAATGTTCCTGATACGATTGTCCACAGTCTCGGACATCGATGGACGAGGGAGGAGGCTCGTCGCAATTTGAAGGGATATTATGCGCACATTACCGCGCTGGATGAACAGTTCGGGCGTCTGGTCAAAACCTTGGAGGAGAGTGGCCAGCTTGAGAACACAATCGTTGTCTATACGAGTGACCACGGTGATCAACTCGGCAGTAACGGCTATACCAACAAGCAACTACCCTATGAGGAGTCTGTGCGCGTGCCGCTGATCGTTCGCGGTCCGGGGATTCAACCCGGCGCCCGCACTTCGGCCATGATTGGAACCACGGACCTTCCCGTTACAGTACTGTCTCTGGCCGGTGTCGAGCTTGATGGGGCTGATGGCCGGGATCTTTCGAGCATTTTTTCCGATAACTCAGCTACGGGGCTGGATGAGTGTTACCTCTTTGATCTGGTGCCGTGCCATCAGTCGGCCAGGCGTGGTACGGGTGCCTGGCGAGCCGTGCGTACTCGGCGTTACACTTACGCGTGTAGTGATAATGGCGAGCCAGCACTGTTTTTCGATAACTTGGCCGACCCTGCCCAGCGCAACAATCTCGTCGCGGATCGTGCATACGCGGATATTTTGAGTGCTCTGCAAGCCCGAGTCAAAGCCTTCGCTGACGAGTATGATGCCCTGATCCCTTGGCCTAACCTACTCAAGGAAAATGGCCTGCTTGACGAATGGAACAAGAGCCAGCGGTATTTTGGTGAACCTGAGACGATACCCGCCATTACGTAA